From one Eleginops maclovinus isolate JMC-PN-2008 ecotype Puerto Natales chromosome 7, JC_Emac_rtc_rv5, whole genome shotgun sequence genomic stretch:
- the dcaf6 gene encoding DDB1- and CUL4-associated factor 6 isoform X2, which produces MVTMYNSGNLVWDVNKRLIGYNEPNIIRTNYLGRKEFVQRLKLEGTLNVHDGCVNTISWNDTGEYLLSGSDDTFLVISNPYNKKVKKSIRSGHRANIFSAKFMPHTNDQEIISCSGDGIIYYTNTEKSPEHNRQCQFTCHYGTAYEIMTVPNDPYTFLSCGEDGTVRWFDLRTKTSCTKEDCKDDILINCRRAATSISISPLVPYYLAVGCSDSSVRIYDRRMLGTRATGNYMGRGTTGMCVRFVPAHLSNKSCRVTSLCYSEDGQEVLVSYSSDYIYLFDPKDDQARELKGPSEERREELRQPPVKRLRLRGDWSDTGPRARPESERERDGEQSPNVSLMQRMSDMLSRWFEEASEAQSSRGTRPQTRPRGTDVRPEGASSAPAAPAGGSSQEASVPARPAESNPPEEPAGPAAAVAATSLPKPTSSSSSGSSSTVTAPPPSSSSSVESAVPSSSSPVTPSTDSEQRSQADTAGTPTPTPALSEYGPQRLPISLVCRRLQRLLRLADPPGMGQRAARSSSSSPSASSSSPSTSAPERQSQRAATSSAAEIQPLTDSPSSVVNKQLGSMTLDEQQGATEAAGSPPDQPVSAPVNAPTTSTTSTASSSSSTSTSSTLSSTSRPSAAEPVLSLHYSSEGTTTSTIKLDFTDEWSSSTSSSMGSGGPKRSEAVSAPSREILSTESSASEQTPSVSSGQQSVAAASTDPPCGASCSGASTTLSAPAAGSSQGDTVATSGAERSGPVGTEDTTGGCRRAEPRGEEGEEGQSQPARPHQDSDDSDDDPILIPSTRFRGQGQRRSAAARIQELFRRRKERREMEESETQNIRRPSVKQVYKGHRNSRTMIKESCFWGNNFVMSGSDCGHIFIWDRHTAEHLMLLEADNHVVNCLQPHPYDPILASSGIDYDIKIWSPLEQAASFNRVLANEVITRNELMLEETRNTITVPASFMLRMLASLNHIRSDRLEGDRSEGSGQENEDEQ; this is translated from the exons ATGGTCACGATGTACAACTCTGGAAACCTGGTTTGGGATGTAAATAAACGTTTAATTGGATACAACGAGCCCAACATCATCAGGACCAACTATTTAg gTAGAAAAGAATTTGTCCAGAGACTGAAGCTTGAAGGGACACTGAATGTACACGATGGCTGT gtcaaCACTATATCCTGGAACGACACGGGTGAATATCTCTTGTCGGGGTCGGACGACACCTTTTTGGTTATCTCCAACCCATACAACAAGAAG gTCAAGAAGTCCATACGCTCCGGTCACCGGGCGAATATCTTCAGCGCTAAGTTCATGCCCCACACCAACGACCAGGAGATCATCTCCTGCTCCGGAGACGGCATCATCTATTACACCAACACAGAGAAGAGTCCTGAGCACAACAGACAGTGTCAGTTCACCTGCCACTATGGGACAGCTTATGAG aTTATGACGGTACCAAATGACCCCTACACGTTTCTGTCGTGTGGGGAGGACGGCACGGTGCGATGGTTTGACCTCCGCACGAAGACCAGCTGTACGAAAGAAGACTGCAAAGAT gacatTCTGATAAACTGTCGACGGGCAGCGACCTCGATATCCATCTCTCCTCTGGTGCCGTACTACCTGGCCGTCGGCTGCTCTGACAGCTCGGTGCGGATCTACGACAGACGCATGCTGGGAACCAGAGCCACAG GTAACTACATGGGCCGGGGAACGACGGGCATGTGTGTGAGGTTCGTCCCCGCTCACCTGTCCAACAAGTCGTGCCGCGTGACGTCTCTCTGCTACAGCGAGGACGGTCAGGAGGTGCTGGTCAGCTACTCCTCTGATTACATCTACCTGTTCGACCCCAAAGACGACCAGGCCCGAGAGCTGAAGGGCCCgtctgaggagaggagggaggag cTGAGGCAGCCTCCCGTGAAGCGCCTCCGCCTGCGGGGGGACTGGTCTGACACTGGACCCCGCGCTCGCCctgagagcgagagggagagagacg GAGAGCAGAGCCCCAACGTGTCTCTGATGCAGAGGATGTCGGACATGTTGTCTCGTTGGTTTGAAGAGGCCAGCGAagctcagagcagcagaggaactCGACCGCAGACACGCCCCAGAG GAACCGATGTGCGTCCAGAGGGTGCGTCGAGTGCTCCTGCTGCCCCTGCAGGAGGCTCCAGTCAGGAGGCCAGCGTTCCAGCGAGGCCTGCAGAGTCTAACCCCCCGGAGGAACCAGCCGGACCTGCAGCCGCTGTCGCCGCCACCTCCTTGCCTAAAcccacctcctcttcatcctcaggGTCGTCATCAACAGTGACAGCACCTCCTCCTTCCAGCTCCTCTTCAGTGGAGAGTGCAgtcccttcctcctcttcccccgtCACCCCCTCAACTGATTCAGAGCAGAGGAGTCAGGCCGACACGGCCGGGACCCCGACGCCCACACCCGCTCTCTCAG AGTACGGTCCTCAACGGCTGCCTATAAGTTTAGTGTGTAGGCGTTTGCAGAGGTTACTCCGGCTGGCCGACCCGCCAGGAATGGGTCAGCGGGCGGCccgttcttcttcttcttctccttctgcctcttcctcctctccttccaccTCAGCCCCTGAGAGACAGTCACAAAGAGCTGCCACATCTTCCGCTGCTGAGATTCAACCCCTCACAG ATTCCCCCTCGTCTGTGGTAAACAAACAGCTGGGATCCATGACTCTTGACGAACAGCAGG ggGCAACAGAAGCTGCAGGTTCCCCTCCTGATCAACCTGTTTCTGCACCGGTTAACGCTCCCACtacctccaccacctccacagcctcctcctcctcctccacctccacctcctccaccctgAGCAGCACCAGTCGACCCAGTGCAGCAGAGCCCGTCCTCAGCCTGCACTACAGCTCCGAGGGAACCACCACCAGCACCATCAAGCTGGACTTCACTGATGAGTG GAGCAGTAGCACATCCAGCTCTATGGGCAGCGGAGGTCCCAAAAGATCTGAAGCGGTTTCTGCACCGAGCAGAGAGATTCTGTCCACGGAGAGTTCAGCGTCAGAGCAAA CTCCCTCCGTGTCCTCGGGGCAGCAGAGTGTCGCGGCCGCCTCGACAGATCCTCCGTGTGGGGCCTCGTGCTCCGGGGCCTCGACGACCTTGTCAGCCCCAGCAGCCGGATCCTCTCAGGGTGACACTGTGGCTACTTCAGGGGCGGAGAGGAGTGGACCGGTGGGCACGGAGGACACGACGGGTGGCTGCAGGAGAGCGGAGcccagaggggaggagggcGAGGAGGGCCAGAGTCAGCCTGCACGCCCTCACCAGGACTCTGACGACAGCGACGACGATCCCATTCTCATCCCATCCACGAGGTTCAGGGGTCAGGGCCAGAG ACGCTCGGCAGCCGCTCGTATCCAGGAGCTTTTCCGCAGGAGGAAAGAACGAagggagatggaggagagcGAGACCCAGAATATCAGGAGACCCTCGGTCAAGCAGGTCTACAAAGGCCATCGCAACTCCAGGACAATG ATAAAGGAGTCTTGTTTTTGGGGCAACAACTTTGTGATGAGCGGCTCAGATTGCGGCCACATCTTCATCTGGGACAGACACACGGCGGAGCACCTCATGCTGCTGGAAGCCGACAACCACGTGGTGAACTGCCTGCAGCCGCACCCCTACGACCCCA TTCTGGCTTCTTCAGGGATTGACTACGATATCAAGATTTGGTCGCCTCTGGAGCAGGCGGCATCTTTCAACAGAGTCCTCGCCAATGAG gtaATCACTCGAAATGAGCTGATGCTAGAGGAAACCAGAAACACAATCACAGTCCCGGCCTCCTTCATGCTCCGAATGTTGGCCTCCCTTAATCACATCAGAtcag acCGACTAGAAGGGGATCGCTCCGAAGGTTCGGGACAGGAAAATGAGGATGAGCAGTAG
- the dcaf6 gene encoding DDB1- and CUL4-associated factor 6 isoform X4 produces the protein MVTMYNSGNLVWDVNKRLIGYNEPNIIRTNYLGRKEFVQRLKLEGTLNVHDGCVNTISWNDTGEYLLSGSDDTFLVISNPYNKKVKKSIRSGHRANIFSAKFMPHTNDQEIISCSGDGIIYYTNTEKSPEHNRQCQFTCHYGTAYEIMTVPNDPYTFLSCGEDGTVRWFDLRTKTSCTKEDCKDDILINCRRAATSISISPLVPYYLAVGCSDSSVRIYDRRMLGTRATGNYMGRGTTGMCVRFVPAHLSNKSCRVTSLCYSEDGQEVLVSYSSDYIYLFDPKDDQARELKGPSEERREELRQPPVKRLRLRGDWSDTGPRARPESERERDGEQSPNVSLMQRMSDMLSRWFEEASEAQSSRGTRPQTRPRGTDVRPEGASSAPAAPAGGSSQEASVPARPAESNPPEEPAGPAAAVAATSLPKPTSSSSSGSSSTVTAPPPSSSSSVESAVPSSSSPVTPSTDSEQRSQADTAGTPTPTPALSGATEAAGSPPDQPVSAPVNAPTTSTTSTASSSSSTSTSSTLSSTSRPSAAEPVLSLHYSSEGTTTSTIKLDFTDEWSSSTSSSMGSGGPKRSEAVSAPSREILSTESSASEQTPSVSSGQQSVAAASTDPPCGASCSGASTTLSAPAAGSSQGDTVATSGAERSGPVGTEDTTGGCRRAEPRGEEGEEGQSQPARPHQDSDDSDDDPILIPSTRFRGQGQRLNSRGSAVGDRMIRRSAAARIQELFRRRKERREMEESETQNIRRPSVKQVYKGHRNSRTMIKESCFWGNNFVMSGSDCGHIFIWDRHTAEHLMLLEADNHVVNCLQPHPYDPILASSGIDYDIKIWSPLEQAASFNRVLANEVITRNELMLEETRNTITVPASFMLRMLASLNHIRSDRLEGDRSEGSGQENEDEQ, from the exons ATGGTCACGATGTACAACTCTGGAAACCTGGTTTGGGATGTAAATAAACGTTTAATTGGATACAACGAGCCCAACATCATCAGGACCAACTATTTAg gTAGAAAAGAATTTGTCCAGAGACTGAAGCTTGAAGGGACACTGAATGTACACGATGGCTGT gtcaaCACTATATCCTGGAACGACACGGGTGAATATCTCTTGTCGGGGTCGGACGACACCTTTTTGGTTATCTCCAACCCATACAACAAGAAG gTCAAGAAGTCCATACGCTCCGGTCACCGGGCGAATATCTTCAGCGCTAAGTTCATGCCCCACACCAACGACCAGGAGATCATCTCCTGCTCCGGAGACGGCATCATCTATTACACCAACACAGAGAAGAGTCCTGAGCACAACAGACAGTGTCAGTTCACCTGCCACTATGGGACAGCTTATGAG aTTATGACGGTACCAAATGACCCCTACACGTTTCTGTCGTGTGGGGAGGACGGCACGGTGCGATGGTTTGACCTCCGCACGAAGACCAGCTGTACGAAAGAAGACTGCAAAGAT gacatTCTGATAAACTGTCGACGGGCAGCGACCTCGATATCCATCTCTCCTCTGGTGCCGTACTACCTGGCCGTCGGCTGCTCTGACAGCTCGGTGCGGATCTACGACAGACGCATGCTGGGAACCAGAGCCACAG GTAACTACATGGGCCGGGGAACGACGGGCATGTGTGTGAGGTTCGTCCCCGCTCACCTGTCCAACAAGTCGTGCCGCGTGACGTCTCTCTGCTACAGCGAGGACGGTCAGGAGGTGCTGGTCAGCTACTCCTCTGATTACATCTACCTGTTCGACCCCAAAGACGACCAGGCCCGAGAGCTGAAGGGCCCgtctgaggagaggagggaggag cTGAGGCAGCCTCCCGTGAAGCGCCTCCGCCTGCGGGGGGACTGGTCTGACACTGGACCCCGCGCTCGCCctgagagcgagagggagagagacg GAGAGCAGAGCCCCAACGTGTCTCTGATGCAGAGGATGTCGGACATGTTGTCTCGTTGGTTTGAAGAGGCCAGCGAagctcagagcagcagaggaactCGACCGCAGACACGCCCCAGAG GAACCGATGTGCGTCCAGAGGGTGCGTCGAGTGCTCCTGCTGCCCCTGCAGGAGGCTCCAGTCAGGAGGCCAGCGTTCCAGCGAGGCCTGCAGAGTCTAACCCCCCGGAGGAACCAGCCGGACCTGCAGCCGCTGTCGCCGCCACCTCCTTGCCTAAAcccacctcctcttcatcctcaggGTCGTCATCAACAGTGACAGCACCTCCTCCTTCCAGCTCCTCTTCAGTGGAGAGTGCAgtcccttcctcctcttcccccgtCACCCCCTCAACTGATTCAGAGCAGAGGAGTCAGGCCGACACGGCCGGGACCCCGACGCCCACACCCGCTCTCTCAG ggGCAACAGAAGCTGCAGGTTCCCCTCCTGATCAACCTGTTTCTGCACCGGTTAACGCTCCCACtacctccaccacctccacagcctcctcctcctcctccacctccacctcctccaccctgAGCAGCACCAGTCGACCCAGTGCAGCAGAGCCCGTCCTCAGCCTGCACTACAGCTCCGAGGGAACCACCACCAGCACCATCAAGCTGGACTTCACTGATGAGTG GAGCAGTAGCACATCCAGCTCTATGGGCAGCGGAGGTCCCAAAAGATCTGAAGCGGTTTCTGCACCGAGCAGAGAGATTCTGTCCACGGAGAGTTCAGCGTCAGAGCAAA CTCCCTCCGTGTCCTCGGGGCAGCAGAGTGTCGCGGCCGCCTCGACAGATCCTCCGTGTGGGGCCTCGTGCTCCGGGGCCTCGACGACCTTGTCAGCCCCAGCAGCCGGATCCTCTCAGGGTGACACTGTGGCTACTTCAGGGGCGGAGAGGAGTGGACCGGTGGGCACGGAGGACACGACGGGTGGCTGCAGGAGAGCGGAGcccagaggggaggagggcGAGGAGGGCCAGAGTCAGCCTGCACGCCCTCACCAGGACTCTGACGACAGCGACGACGATCCCATTCTCATCCCATCCACGAGGTTCAGGGGTCAGGGCCAGAG ATTAAATTCCAGAGGATCTGCAGTAGGAGATAGGATGATCAG ACGCTCGGCAGCCGCTCGTATCCAGGAGCTTTTCCGCAGGAGGAAAGAACGAagggagatggaggagagcGAGACCCAGAATATCAGGAGACCCTCGGTCAAGCAGGTCTACAAAGGCCATCGCAACTCCAGGACAATG ATAAAGGAGTCTTGTTTTTGGGGCAACAACTTTGTGATGAGCGGCTCAGATTGCGGCCACATCTTCATCTGGGACAGACACACGGCGGAGCACCTCATGCTGCTGGAAGCCGACAACCACGTGGTGAACTGCCTGCAGCCGCACCCCTACGACCCCA TTCTGGCTTCTTCAGGGATTGACTACGATATCAAGATTTGGTCGCCTCTGGAGCAGGCGGCATCTTTCAACAGAGTCCTCGCCAATGAG gtaATCACTCGAAATGAGCTGATGCTAGAGGAAACCAGAAACACAATCACAGTCCCGGCCTCCTTCATGCTCCGAATGTTGGCCTCCCTTAATCACATCAGAtcag acCGACTAGAAGGGGATCGCTCCGAAGGTTCGGGACAGGAAAATGAGGATGAGCAGTAG
- the dcaf6 gene encoding DDB1- and CUL4-associated factor 6 isoform X3 codes for MVTMYNSGNLVWDVNKRLIGYNEPNIIRTNYLGRKEFVQRLKLEGTLNVHDGCVNTISWNDTGEYLLSGSDDTFLVISNPYNKKVKKSIRSGHRANIFSAKFMPHTNDQEIISCSGDGIIYYTNTEKSPEHNRQCQFTCHYGTAYEIMTVPNDPYTFLSCGEDGTVRWFDLRTKTSCTKEDCKDDILINCRRAATSISISPLVPYYLAVGCSDSSVRIYDRRMLGTRATGNYMGRGTTGMCVRFVPAHLSNKSCRVTSLCYSEDGQEVLVSYSSDYIYLFDPKDDQARELKGPSEERREELRQPPVKRLRLRGDWSDTGPRARPESERERDGEQSPNVSLMQRMSDMLSRWFEEASEAQSSRGTRPQTRPRGTDVRPEGASSAPAAPAGGSSQEASVPARPAESNPPEEPAGPAAAVAATSLPKPTSSSSSGSSSTVTAPPPSSSSSVESAVPSSSSPVTPSTDSEQRSQADTAGTPTPTPALSDSPSSVVNKQLGSMTLDEQQGATEAAGSPPDQPVSAPVNAPTTSTTSTASSSSSTSTSSTLSSTSRPSAAEPVLSLHYSSEGTTTSTIKLDFTDEWSSSTSSSMGSGGPKRSEAVSAPSREILSTESSASEQTPSVSSGQQSVAAASTDPPCGASCSGASTTLSAPAAGSSQGDTVATSGAERSGPVGTEDTTGGCRRAEPRGEEGEEGQSQPARPHQDSDDSDDDPILIPSTRFRGQGQRLNSRGSAVGDRMIRRSAAARIQELFRRRKERREMEESETQNIRRPSVKQVYKGHRNSRTMIKESCFWGNNFVMSGSDCGHIFIWDRHTAEHLMLLEADNHVVNCLQPHPYDPILASSGIDYDIKIWSPLEQAASFNRVLANEVITRNELMLEETRNTITVPASFMLRMLASLNHIRSDRLEGDRSEGSGQENEDEQ; via the exons ATGGTCACGATGTACAACTCTGGAAACCTGGTTTGGGATGTAAATAAACGTTTAATTGGATACAACGAGCCCAACATCATCAGGACCAACTATTTAg gTAGAAAAGAATTTGTCCAGAGACTGAAGCTTGAAGGGACACTGAATGTACACGATGGCTGT gtcaaCACTATATCCTGGAACGACACGGGTGAATATCTCTTGTCGGGGTCGGACGACACCTTTTTGGTTATCTCCAACCCATACAACAAGAAG gTCAAGAAGTCCATACGCTCCGGTCACCGGGCGAATATCTTCAGCGCTAAGTTCATGCCCCACACCAACGACCAGGAGATCATCTCCTGCTCCGGAGACGGCATCATCTATTACACCAACACAGAGAAGAGTCCTGAGCACAACAGACAGTGTCAGTTCACCTGCCACTATGGGACAGCTTATGAG aTTATGACGGTACCAAATGACCCCTACACGTTTCTGTCGTGTGGGGAGGACGGCACGGTGCGATGGTTTGACCTCCGCACGAAGACCAGCTGTACGAAAGAAGACTGCAAAGAT gacatTCTGATAAACTGTCGACGGGCAGCGACCTCGATATCCATCTCTCCTCTGGTGCCGTACTACCTGGCCGTCGGCTGCTCTGACAGCTCGGTGCGGATCTACGACAGACGCATGCTGGGAACCAGAGCCACAG GTAACTACATGGGCCGGGGAACGACGGGCATGTGTGTGAGGTTCGTCCCCGCTCACCTGTCCAACAAGTCGTGCCGCGTGACGTCTCTCTGCTACAGCGAGGACGGTCAGGAGGTGCTGGTCAGCTACTCCTCTGATTACATCTACCTGTTCGACCCCAAAGACGACCAGGCCCGAGAGCTGAAGGGCCCgtctgaggagaggagggaggag cTGAGGCAGCCTCCCGTGAAGCGCCTCCGCCTGCGGGGGGACTGGTCTGACACTGGACCCCGCGCTCGCCctgagagcgagagggagagagacg GAGAGCAGAGCCCCAACGTGTCTCTGATGCAGAGGATGTCGGACATGTTGTCTCGTTGGTTTGAAGAGGCCAGCGAagctcagagcagcagaggaactCGACCGCAGACACGCCCCAGAG GAACCGATGTGCGTCCAGAGGGTGCGTCGAGTGCTCCTGCTGCCCCTGCAGGAGGCTCCAGTCAGGAGGCCAGCGTTCCAGCGAGGCCTGCAGAGTCTAACCCCCCGGAGGAACCAGCCGGACCTGCAGCCGCTGTCGCCGCCACCTCCTTGCCTAAAcccacctcctcttcatcctcaggGTCGTCATCAACAGTGACAGCACCTCCTCCTTCCAGCTCCTCTTCAGTGGAGAGTGCAgtcccttcctcctcttcccccgtCACCCCCTCAACTGATTCAGAGCAGAGGAGTCAGGCCGACACGGCCGGGACCCCGACGCCCACACCCGCTCTCTCAG ATTCCCCCTCGTCTGTGGTAAACAAACAGCTGGGATCCATGACTCTTGACGAACAGCAGG ggGCAACAGAAGCTGCAGGTTCCCCTCCTGATCAACCTGTTTCTGCACCGGTTAACGCTCCCACtacctccaccacctccacagcctcctcctcctcctccacctccacctcctccaccctgAGCAGCACCAGTCGACCCAGTGCAGCAGAGCCCGTCCTCAGCCTGCACTACAGCTCCGAGGGAACCACCACCAGCACCATCAAGCTGGACTTCACTGATGAGTG GAGCAGTAGCACATCCAGCTCTATGGGCAGCGGAGGTCCCAAAAGATCTGAAGCGGTTTCTGCACCGAGCAGAGAGATTCTGTCCACGGAGAGTTCAGCGTCAGAGCAAA CTCCCTCCGTGTCCTCGGGGCAGCAGAGTGTCGCGGCCGCCTCGACAGATCCTCCGTGTGGGGCCTCGTGCTCCGGGGCCTCGACGACCTTGTCAGCCCCAGCAGCCGGATCCTCTCAGGGTGACACTGTGGCTACTTCAGGGGCGGAGAGGAGTGGACCGGTGGGCACGGAGGACACGACGGGTGGCTGCAGGAGAGCGGAGcccagaggggaggagggcGAGGAGGGCCAGAGTCAGCCTGCACGCCCTCACCAGGACTCTGACGACAGCGACGACGATCCCATTCTCATCCCATCCACGAGGTTCAGGGGTCAGGGCCAGAG ATTAAATTCCAGAGGATCTGCAGTAGGAGATAGGATGATCAG ACGCTCGGCAGCCGCTCGTATCCAGGAGCTTTTCCGCAGGAGGAAAGAACGAagggagatggaggagagcGAGACCCAGAATATCAGGAGACCCTCGGTCAAGCAGGTCTACAAAGGCCATCGCAACTCCAGGACAATG ATAAAGGAGTCTTGTTTTTGGGGCAACAACTTTGTGATGAGCGGCTCAGATTGCGGCCACATCTTCATCTGGGACAGACACACGGCGGAGCACCTCATGCTGCTGGAAGCCGACAACCACGTGGTGAACTGCCTGCAGCCGCACCCCTACGACCCCA TTCTGGCTTCTTCAGGGATTGACTACGATATCAAGATTTGGTCGCCTCTGGAGCAGGCGGCATCTTTCAACAGAGTCCTCGCCAATGAG gtaATCACTCGAAATGAGCTGATGCTAGAGGAAACCAGAAACACAATCACAGTCCCGGCCTCCTTCATGCTCCGAATGTTGGCCTCCCTTAATCACATCAGAtcag acCGACTAGAAGGGGATCGCTCCGAAGGTTCGGGACAGGAAAATGAGGATGAGCAGTAG